The window CCGCGCTGGACTCCGTCGTCGCTCGTTCGACGACGCTGGGTCGCGCCATGTCCGACGACAACGCTGAACGCCTGACGTTCAGCACGTTTTCGAGAAGGCCGCACCCACAGTGCGGCCTTCTCGCGTTTGGGGCCGCCTGTTCATTCCACCGCAGGAGACCACCATGAATATCGCCCTACATCCGTTCGACGCCCTGATGGATATCACGCCTCGCCCGCCGACCGTCTTCGTCAGGGGCGAAGGCGGCTGGCTGTGGGACGACACCGGCAAGCGCTATCTCGACTTCATTCAGGGCTGGGCGGTGAATTGCCTCGGCCATTCGCCGCCGGCGATTGCCGAAGCGCTCACCGCACAGGCCAAGCTTCTGCTGACACCGAGCCCGGCATTCTATAACGCGCCCAGTCTCGAACTGGCTCAGGCGCTGGTCACAAGCAGCTGTTTCGACCAGGTGTTCTTTACCAATTCCGGCGCCGAAGCGATCGAAGGCGCCATCAAGCTGGCCCGCAAATACGGCGCCCTGCACCGCAATGGCGCTTACGAGATCATCACCTTCGACGGAGCGTTTCACGGACGCACGCTGGCGGCGATGTCGGCGTCCGGCAAGAAGGCATTCGAGCCATTGTTCGAGCCCAAGGTGCAGGGATTTCCCAAGGCGCGGCTCAACGATCTGGACTCCGTGAAGCAGCTGATCGGAAACAACACCATCGCCGTGATGCTGGAGCCGATCCAGGGCGAGGCCGGCGTGTGGCCCGCGACCGATGAATTTTTGCAAGGCTTGCGAGAACTAACGAAGCAACACGGCCTGCTGCTGATCGTGGATGAGATTCAAACCGGCATTGGACGCACGGGAAAACTGTTTTGCTACGAACAGGCCGGCATCGTCCCCGACATCATGGCGTTGGGAAAAGGACTCGGCGGCGGCGTTCCACTCGGCGCCCTGCTCGCGACGGAAGCCGCGTCCTGCTTCGAGCATGGCGATCAGGGCGGCACCTTCAACGGCAGCCCGCTGATGTGCGCCGCCGGCCTCGCGGTGCTGAACGAAGTCGGACAGTCCGATTTTCTGAAATCGGTGACCGACAACGGCCTCCATCTGGCCAGCGAGCTGCAGCGGATTTCGGCGCGGCACGGCCTCGGCGGTGTCCGCGGCCAGGGATTACTGCTGGCGCTGGATCTGAAACGCCCGATCGGA is drawn from Nitrobacteraceae bacterium AZCC 2146 and contains these coding sequences:
- a CDS encoding acetylornithine/N-succinyldiaminopimelate aminotransferase (product_source=KO:K00821; cath_funfam=3.40.640.10; cog=COG4992; ko=KO:K00821; pfam=PF00202; superfamily=53383; tigrfam=TIGR00707) — translated: MNIALHPFDALMDITPRPPTVFVRGEGGWLWDDTGKRYLDFIQGWAVNCLGHSPPAIAEALTAQAKLLLTPSPAFYNAPSLELAQALVTSSCFDQVFFTNSGAEAIEGAIKLARKYGALHRNGAYEIITFDGAFHGRTLAAMSASGKKAFEPLFEPKVQGFPKARLNDLDSVKQLIGNNTIAVMLEPIQGEAGVWPATDEFLQGLRELTKQHGLLLIVDEIQTGIGRTGKLFCYEQAGIVPDIMALGKGLGGGVPLGALLATEAASCFEHGDQGGTFNGSPLMCAAGLAVLNEVGQSDFLKSVTDNGLHLASELQRISARHGLGGVRGQGLLLALDLKRPIGAAVVACALEEGLLLNAPRPDTLRFMPALNVTREEIALMIAQLDAILGKLGVARCVG